The sequence below is a genomic window from Nicotiana tomentosiformis chromosome 6, ASM39032v3, whole genome shotgun sequence.
GTAAAACACTATGATTACATGTAAAGTCCTTCTGGCACTCCCTCTTTCTTCTTGAACATGACCTTGTCTTTGGCCTTCTTGAAATCTGGATGAGTAACCTGTAGAAATAGAATACATTTGTGTCAACAATCTACAGCGCCAGGTAAACTATCAACCCCAAAGTTTCAGACAAAAGACAACAGATATTTTTGGCGACCACCACAGACCACAGAACAGGAGTAGGATCAGGAAATTTAAAATGTATTTTTGAATATATTATGCCTTGGTAAAGAACAGTACCACAATTCAACTATAATTAGATATTTGATCTTCCCTTCTCCTCATAATCTTTTTACTTTTCCAGACTAAACTTTCAATATGCCAAAGATTTGTTTTTAAGGTTAAGGATTTTATATGCAGAGCACAAAGCTGACGAAGTATAACATCAATATGCTAAAGAAAATTAATGGTCCAATTTACAACAtaccaaaagaaactcaaatataTCTTCCATTTTTCAACATCCTGAACATGTTAAAGAATCAATTACAATCTACAGTCTATATTTCCTTGACCAATAAACCTCGTCTTTCCAGACCATCTTCACAACTCTTCCAACTGCATGAGTACAATAAGATGGACAATGCACATATTCGGGCACATAACACCATATAACAAGACGGAGGATGCACTTATTCAGGAGCAAATAAGATCAAACTCCATCTCACCACTCCACAAagcttaaaataataataaagtaagagCATTTCATTTCAAGTGGGATTTGCTAACCCAGAACTGCGTGCCTATGATGAATAAACCTCGAAATAGACATGTCATACCAACAAAAGAAAGAAGTTATCTGAAATTGAATCAAACATGCAACCCATCCCCTACCCCCCGGAGGGGGGTGCTTTTTAGACATATATTAGAGCATGCCTACCTATCATGAAATATAAATTGAACTGATTACCCATTTTACGTCTCACCTTCATACGCCGCTCTCTTAAAGCGAGTAATCCAGCTTCAGTACATATTGCCTTGATATCAGCTCCCGAGAACTCATCCTTGGTCATAACAAATTCTTCCAAGTTGACATCATCAGCCAAAGTCATCCTTGCTGTGTGTATCTGCATACCACATACAAATGTTTCACGAAACGGTATGTAATCCAGGAAGCATCACACAAAGTATGTTTCCCAATAATAGTAATCTTTTCTATAAGTCAAAAGGTTACAAAACAATAATACTGTAATGCACAAACCTGGAAAATGCGCCTCCTTGTTTTAATATCTGGAAGAGGGAACTCAATTTTCCTGTCTATCCTACCAGGCCGAAGAAGGGCGGGATCCAGGCTCTCAATTTTATTTGTTGCAAGAATCACCTTAACATCTCCTCTGGAATCAAAGCCATCTAACTGGTTCAGCAGTTCCAACATAGTCCTCTGAATCTCTCTTTCACCACCTGAGTGTGCATCATACCTGAAAACAAACACATTAATTAGCACACATCACGAATTCCAACCTCAAGAACAGATGCCAGAAATAGACCTTTTTGTACCGACTGCATCAAtttcatcaataaagacaattgAAGGTGAGAGATCATCAGCAACTCTGAAGAGTTCCCTGACCAATTTAGGCCCATCGCCCAAATACTTCTGGATCAATTCACTTCCAACAACACGTAAGAAAGTGGCTGAAGTGGAGTTTGCAACTGCCTGAACAAAAAGGTTAAATAAAGTGCTTGAGTATTTTCATATTATGGGCTAGAGAAACATCATATTCTAAAAGTAACGGAAAAAGGGTCAATAACAAGTTGATTCCAACTGTTTGCACTAGAGAGACATTCGATTCCAGAAGTAGATAAGAAAACACCTAATAACTAGTTGAGTACAACTGTTTGCACATGTACATTGAAATGTATCAGAATCTATTTCACTCGAAAGTCAAAATAGTGAAGTGCCACAACCACCTTGCTAAATTCGAACTTCGCTACACATTTCCCTCATCAAGTCACAGGTAGTCTTGTAAGAAGTAGATATACTTCAAATTTCAAGAATTCCACTTACATTATAAGACTTGTTAATTCCAACTAGGGAAGTGAAAATGGAAGCTCAACCAAATCTCTAAACTCAGCAAACACAAAAAGAAATTTCACAAACCTTCGCAAGCAAGGTTTTGCCTGTGCCAGGCTCTCCATACAGAATGACCCCTTTAGGAGGTTTAATACCAATGTCTTCATATAATTCAGGGTGAGTCAAAGGAAGCTCAACCGCTTCTTTAATCTCCTGAATCTGGGCATCTAATCCACCAATGTC
It includes:
- the LOC104096987 gene encoding 26S proteasome regulatory subunit 4 homolog A, yielding MGQGTPGGLNRQQPGDRKNDGDKKEKKFEPAAPPARVGRKQRKQKGSEAAARLPTVTPLTKCKLRLLKLERIKDYLLMEEEFVANQERLKPQEEKTEEDRSKVDDLRGSPMSVGNLEELIDENHAIVSSSVGPEYYVGILSFVDKDQLEPGCAILMHNKVLSVVGLLQDDVDPMVSVMKVEKAPLESYADIGGLDAQIQEIKEAVELPLTHPELYEDIGIKPPKGVILYGEPGTGKTLLAKAVANSTSATFLRVVGSELIQKYLGDGPKLVRELFRVADDLSPSIVFIDEIDAVGTKRYDAHSGGEREIQRTMLELLNQLDGFDSRGDVKVILATNKIESLDPALLRPGRIDRKIEFPLPDIKTRRRIFQIHTARMTLADDVNLEEFVMTKDEFSGADIKAICTEAGLLALRERRMKVTHPDFKKAKDKVMFKKKEGVPEGLYM